The Corynebacterium poyangense genome includes a window with the following:
- the fusA gene encoding elongation factor G: protein MAHIDAGKTTTTERILFYTGINRKVGETHDGASTTDWMEQEKERGITITSAAVTCFWNGNQINIIDTPGHVDFTVEVERSLRVLDGAVAVFDGKEGVEPQSEQVWRQAAKYDVPRICFVNKMDKMGADFYYTVQTIIDRLNAKPLVMQLPIGAEDDFDGIVDLLEMKAHVWPGRVEVGAEQQITDIPEDLQEKAEEYREKLIETVAESDEALMEKYFAGEELTIDEIKAAIRKMVVNSEIFPVLCGTAYRNKGVQPLLDAVIDYLPNPMDIGEVEGHKVGDESTILTRKPSKDEPFSALAFKIAAHPFFGKLTFVRVYSGRVEPGQQVLNSVKDKKERIGKLFQMHANKENPVDEAVAGNIYAFIGLKDTTTGDTLCDANNPIILESMDFPDPVIQVAIEPKSKADQEKLATAIQKLAEEDPTFTVKLDDESGQTVIGGMGELHLDVLVDRMKREFKVEANIGNPQVAYRETIRKAVEKIEYTHKKQTGGSGQFAKVIISLEPYAPAAEELEEGESPIYKFEDAVTGGRVPREYIPSVDAGIQDAMQYGYLAGYPLVNIKATLLDGQYHEVDSSEMAFKIAGSQALKEGVAKAKPVLLEPIMSVEITTPEEYMGEVIGDVNARRGQVASMEDRAGAKLVKAKVPLSSMFGYVGDLRSKTQGRANYSMFFDSYAEVPQSVSEEIIAERTGK, encoded by the coding sequence ATGGCCCACATCGATGCTGGTAAGACCACGACCACCGAGCGCATCCTCTTCTACACCGGCATTAACCGCAAGGTCGGTGAGACCCACGATGGTGCGTCCACGACTGACTGGATGGAGCAGGAAAAAGAGCGCGGTATCACCATTACCTCCGCTGCTGTTACCTGTTTCTGGAATGGCAACCAGATCAACATCATCGATACTCCTGGACACGTCGACTTCACCGTTGAGGTGGAGCGTTCCCTGCGTGTGCTTGACGGTGCGGTTGCTGTGTTCGACGGTAAAGAGGGTGTGGAACCGCAATCTGAGCAGGTGTGGCGTCAGGCCGCTAAGTACGACGTTCCGCGTATCTGCTTCGTCAACAAGATGGACAAGATGGGTGCGGACTTCTACTACACCGTTCAAACCATCATTGACCGGTTGAACGCTAAGCCGCTCGTGATGCAGCTTCCGATCGGTGCTGAAGATGACTTCGACGGCATCGTCGATTTGCTGGAAATGAAGGCTCACGTTTGGCCTGGCCGGGTTGAGGTTGGCGCTGAACAGCAGATCACCGATATTCCGGAAGACCTGCAAGAAAAGGCTGAAGAATACCGCGAGAAACTCATCGAGACCGTTGCTGAGTCTGATGAAGCTCTCATGGAGAAGTATTTCGCTGGTGAAGAACTCACCATTGATGAGATCAAAGCTGCGATCCGCAAGATGGTAGTGAACTCTGAAATCTTCCCTGTGCTCTGTGGTACTGCTTATCGCAACAAGGGTGTTCAGCCGCTGCTTGACGCGGTCATCGACTACCTGCCGAATCCGATGGATATCGGTGAGGTTGAAGGCCACAAGGTGGGCGACGAGTCCACCATCTTGACTCGTAAGCCCTCCAAGGATGAGCCCTTCTCAGCTCTGGCTTTCAAGATTGCTGCTCACCCCTTCTTCGGAAAACTGACCTTCGTTCGGGTTTACTCCGGCCGAGTAGAACCTGGCCAGCAGGTGCTGAACTCCGTCAAGGACAAGAAAGAGCGCATTGGCAAGCTCTTCCAGATGCATGCCAATAAGGAAAACCCGGTAGATGAGGCCGTGGCTGGTAACATCTACGCCTTCATTGGTCTGAAGGACACCACTACCGGCGATACCTTGTGCGATGCTAATAACCCGATCATTCTAGAATCTATGGACTTCCCGGATCCGGTTATTCAGGTGGCAATTGAGCCTAAGTCCAAGGCTGACCAGGAGAAGCTGGCTACCGCTATTCAGAAGCTCGCGGAAGAAGATCCGACCTTCACGGTGAAACTGGATGACGAATCTGGACAGACTGTGATTGGCGGTATGGGTGAGCTTCACCTCGACGTTTTGGTTGACCGCATGAAGCGGGAATTCAAGGTTGAGGCGAATATTGGTAATCCTCAGGTGGCTTATCGCGAAACCATCCGCAAGGCTGTGGAGAAGATCGAATACACCCACAAGAAGCAGACGGGTGGTTCCGGTCAGTTCGCAAAGGTCATCATCAGCCTGGAGCCTTATGCTCCAGCCGCCGAGGAACTGGAGGAAGGCGAGTCCCCGATCTACAAGTTCGAGGATGCCGTTACCGGTGGACGCGTTCCGCGCGAATACATCCCCAGCGTCGATGCTGGTATTCAGGACGCCATGCAGTACGGTTATCTAGCTGGATACCCCTTGGTGAACATCAAGGCGACCCTGCTTGATGGTCAGTACCACGAGGTTGACTCCTCTGAAATGGCCTTCAAGATCGCTGGTTCTCAGGCGTTGAAGGAAGGTGTCGCAAAGGCGAAGCCGGTTCTTCTGGAGCCGATCATGTCCGTAGAAATCACCACTCCTGAGGAGTACATGGGTGAAGTTATCGGCGACGTCAATGCTCGCCGTGGACAGGTTGCTTCCATGGAAGACCGTGCTGGCGCTAAATTGGTGAAAGCCAAAGTGCCGCTGAGCTCCATGTTCGGTTATGTTGGTGACCTCCGTTCAAAGACTCAGGGTCGGGCGAACTACTCCATGTTCTTCGACTCCTACGCAGAGGTTCCGCAAAGCGTTTCCGAGGAAATCATCGCCGAGCGCACTGGTAAATAA
- the tuf gene encoding elongation factor Tu, with protein MAKAKFERTKPHVNIGTIGHVDHGKTTTTAAITKVLAEKFPDLNESFAFDAIDKAPEEKERGITINISHVEYQTEKRHYAHVDAPGHADYIKNMITGAAQMDGAILVVAATDGPMPQTREHVLLARQVGVPYILVALNKCDMVDDEDLIELVEMEIRELLAEQDYDEDAPIIHISALKALEGDEKWGKSILELMDACDESIPDPERATDQPFLMPIEDIFTITGRGTVVTGRVERGTLNVNEDVEIIGIREKATTTTVTGIEMFRKLLDYTEAGDNCGLLLRGVKREDVERGQVVIKPGAYTPHTQFEGSVYVLSKDEGGRHTPFFDNYRPQFYFRTTDVTGVIKLPEGTEMVMPGDNVEMTVELIQPVAMDEGLRFAIREGSRTVGAGRVTKIIK; from the coding sequence GTGGCAAAGGCTAAGTTCGAGCGTACGAAGCCGCACGTTAACATCGGTACCATCGGTCACGTTGACCACGGTAAGACCACCACCACCGCTGCTATCACCAAGGTGTTGGCTGAGAAGTTCCCGGATCTCAACGAGTCTTTCGCTTTCGATGCCATCGATAAGGCACCGGAAGAAAAAGAGCGTGGTATTACCATTAACATTTCCCACGTTGAGTATCAGACCGAGAAGCGCCACTACGCTCACGTGGACGCCCCGGGTCACGCCGACTACATCAAGAACATGATCACCGGTGCCGCTCAGATGGACGGCGCTATCCTGGTTGTTGCCGCTACCGACGGCCCGATGCCGCAGACCCGCGAGCACGTTCTGTTGGCTCGCCAGGTTGGTGTTCCTTACATCCTCGTTGCGCTGAACAAGTGCGACATGGTTGATGACGAAGACCTCATCGAGCTCGTTGAGATGGAAATCCGTGAGCTCCTCGCTGAGCAGGACTACGATGAGGATGCTCCGATCATCCACATCTCCGCTCTGAAGGCTCTCGAAGGTGATGAGAAGTGGGGCAAGTCCATCCTCGAACTGATGGATGCTTGCGACGAGTCCATCCCGGATCCGGAGCGCGCTACCGATCAGCCCTTCCTCATGCCGATCGAGGATATCTTCACCATCACCGGCCGTGGCACCGTTGTTACCGGTCGTGTTGAGCGCGGTACCCTCAACGTCAACGAAGACGTTGAAATCATCGGTATCCGCGAGAAGGCTACCACCACCACCGTTACCGGTATCGAGATGTTCCGCAAGCTGCTGGACTACACCGAGGCTGGCGACAACTGCGGTCTCTTGCTCCGTGGTGTGAAGCGTGAAGATGTTGAGCGTGGACAGGTTGTTATCAAGCCGGGCGCTTACACCCCGCACACCCAGTTCGAGGGTTCCGTGTACGTTCTCTCCAAGGATGAGGGCGGCCGTCACACCCCGTTCTTCGACAACTACCGTCCGCAGTTCTACTTCCGTACCACCGACGTTACCGGCGTCATCAAGCTGCCTGAGGGCACCGAGATGGTTATGCCTGGCGACAACGTTGAGATGACTGTTGAGCTCATCCAGCCGGTTGCTATGGACGAGGGTCTGCGCTTCGCTATCCGCGAAGGCTCCCGTACCGTTGGCGCTGGTCGCGTTACCAAGATCATCAAGTAA
- a CDS encoding MerR family transcriptional regulator has product MSDYSIGEAAEILGVTTRTLRHWDQVELLSPLWRSTHGDYRIYTDRDLEKGFQILIYREVGMPLKEIKAILNKPESRYQSLSAQRRTLQKKITALHRMVRAVDDLLKEDYTLSKDSLQEVFGPDWEGWQHEAENRWGETKEWAQSQESLSHMSKDDLESAQAEHERFCAALKNAFGKEVLAGSPEARELIDLHATTIQRWYDVDLEKQVLLSRLYVHDERFHSTYGRRELVEYFQRLVAEEARLRGCDPENATWES; this is encoded by the coding sequence GTGAGTGATTATTCCATTGGAGAAGCAGCGGAGATCCTCGGTGTGACAACGCGAACACTGCGGCACTGGGATCAGGTTGAGTTGTTATCCCCACTGTGGCGATCAACCCACGGCGATTACCGAATTTATACCGATAGAGATCTTGAAAAAGGGTTCCAGATACTCATTTATCGGGAGGTTGGAATGCCCTTGAAAGAAATCAAGGCCATTCTCAATAAACCGGAAAGCCGTTATCAAAGCCTTAGTGCACAACGCCGGACTCTTCAAAAGAAAATCACCGCACTGCATCGGATGGTCCGAGCAGTTGATGACTTACTGAAGGAAGATTACACCTTGTCCAAGGACTCTTTACAGGAGGTATTTGGCCCAGACTGGGAAGGCTGGCAGCACGAAGCAGAAAACCGTTGGGGTGAAACCAAGGAATGGGCCCAATCTCAAGAAAGTCTTTCTCACATGAGTAAAGATGATCTAGAGAGCGCTCAAGCTGAGCATGAGCGGTTTTGCGCTGCCTTGAAGAACGCGTTCGGAAAGGAAGTTTTAGCTGGATCACCGGAAGCACGTGAGCTTATTGATCTGCATGCGACCACCATCCAGCGCTGGTATGACGTTGATCTAGAAAAGCAGGTCTTGCTCAGTCGGCTGTACGTCCACGATGAGAGATTTCACTCCACGTATGGTCGACGCGAACTTGTCGAGTATTTTCAGCGTCTGGTAGCAGAAGAGGCACGTCTTCGCGGATGTGATCCGGAGAATGCCACCTGGGAATCCTGA
- the betT gene encoding choline BCCT transporter BetT — MEKQAPETNWPVFLVSGAGIIAIALWAIFAPTSAAHSLGAVVNGISKNLGWFYILTATVSVIFMIWIASGRTGSIKLGPDHSTPQFRLFSWASMLFAAGIGVDLLFFSVAEPVSQFYSPPNGQPETVEAARKAVVFTLFHYGITGWALYALMGMAFGYFAYRFNMPLAIRSALYPIFGKRVHGVAGDAVDIAAMLGTVFGVATSLGIGVVQLNYGLKVLFNVNESLSAQIALVILAVTVATISAVSGVERGIRRLSEINVLLAIGLMLFILITGRTAFLFDALIMNIGEYLSSFPSMTMDTYAFDNAQDWLNAWTLFFWAWWIAWAPFVGLFLARISRGRTLRQFVVGTLTIPFIFVLLWVSVFGNSALDIVLHGDSDFGTVAVEKPERAFYLLLAQYPAATTVMAVASLIGLLLYITSADSAALVMSNFTSKITDAHSDGKAWSRIFWASVVGILTVSMLFVGGIPTLQSATIVMGFPFSIVIYLVMYSLFRSMRLELVQRDSRNVALHNAVGSRTPGQPESNWRRRLHLAMTFPTREQINTYMDTVAEPALREVTQELRGRGADATVTCQDVELSTGGVRQVDLRVDFGEDRNFRYQICPVKQLWPTFALYYPEKQPEDLYYFRLEVFSLTGSEGYDVYGYTEHQLIDDVLDMYEGHLEFLHMQRHLPGKSDMSHPVQSSDDVDSLPFSHGA, encoded by the coding sequence ATGGAAAAACAAGCTCCGGAAACAAATTGGCCGGTTTTCCTGGTCTCGGGCGCGGGAATCATCGCCATTGCTTTATGGGCTATTTTCGCCCCAACTTCTGCCGCACATTCCCTTGGCGCAGTGGTCAACGGTATTTCCAAAAATCTTGGTTGGTTCTATATCCTCACCGCTACGGTGAGCGTCATCTTTATGATTTGGATTGCCTCCGGAAGAACCGGTTCTATTAAATTGGGCCCGGATCACTCCACTCCCCAATTTCGCCTCTTTTCTTGGGCATCAATGCTTTTCGCGGCGGGAATCGGCGTTGATCTATTATTCTTCTCCGTAGCAGAACCAGTCTCGCAGTTCTATTCTCCTCCCAACGGTCAACCTGAAACTGTCGAAGCAGCCCGTAAAGCCGTGGTCTTTACTCTTTTCCACTATGGAATTACTGGCTGGGCCCTCTACGCTTTAATGGGCATGGCCTTCGGATATTTTGCCTACCGATTTAACATGCCGTTAGCTATTCGTAGCGCTCTTTATCCCATCTTTGGTAAACGAGTCCACGGAGTCGCCGGGGACGCGGTAGACATCGCAGCCATGCTGGGAACCGTCTTTGGTGTTGCCACGTCGCTCGGAATTGGCGTGGTTCAACTAAATTATGGCCTTAAAGTCCTATTCAACGTCAACGAAAGTTTAAGCGCACAAATAGCGCTGGTTATCTTAGCTGTCACCGTGGCGACTATTTCCGCAGTGTCCGGAGTAGAAAGAGGCATCCGACGTCTTTCCGAAATCAATGTCTTACTTGCCATCGGCCTCATGCTTTTTATTCTTATTACCGGCCGCACTGCTTTTCTTTTTGATGCACTCATCATGAATATCGGGGAATATCTCTCATCCTTCCCCTCGATGACCATGGACACCTACGCCTTCGATAATGCTCAAGACTGGCTCAACGCCTGGACTCTGTTCTTTTGGGCCTGGTGGATTGCTTGGGCACCTTTTGTCGGGTTATTCCTAGCCAGAATCTCTCGCGGGCGCACGCTTCGCCAATTCGTCGTAGGCACCCTCACGATCCCCTTTATTTTTGTTCTTCTCTGGGTGTCGGTATTCGGTAACTCCGCTCTCGACATCGTCTTACACGGAGACTCAGACTTCGGCACGGTAGCCGTTGAAAAACCAGAGCGAGCTTTTTATTTACTGTTGGCCCAGTATCCGGCAGCTACCACGGTCATGGCCGTAGCGTCTCTCATCGGGCTATTGCTTTATATCACTTCCGCTGACTCAGCCGCCTTGGTGATGTCTAATTTCACCTCAAAAATTACTGATGCCCACTCCGATGGTAAGGCGTGGTCGCGGATTTTCTGGGCCAGCGTCGTGGGAATCCTTACCGTGTCCATGCTCTTTGTCGGTGGTATCCCTACCCTGCAATCAGCCACCATTGTCATGGGCTTCCCCTTCAGCATCGTCATTTATTTGGTGATGTACAGTCTCTTCAGGTCCATGCGCCTAGAGCTGGTCCAGAGAGATTCCCGTAACGTCGCCCTCCACAATGCGGTTGGGTCCCGAACACCAGGTCAGCCGGAAAGTAATTGGCGACGACGCCTCCACCTTGCTATGACCTTCCCGACCAGAGAACAAATCAACACCTACATGGACACCGTTGCAGAACCAGCTCTACGGGAAGTCACCCAGGAACTTCGCGGCCGAGGTGCCGATGCCACAGTAACCTGCCAGGACGTGGAGTTGAGTACCGGTGGTGTTCGACAAGTAGATCTACGTGTTGATTTTGGTGAAGACCGCAATTTCCGCTATCAGATCTGCCCGGTGAAGCAGCTGTGGCCAACCTTTGCTCTGTACTACCCGGAAAAACAACCCGAGGATTTATATTATTTCCGGCTTGAAGTCTTTTCCTTGACTGGTTCTGAGGGGTACGACGTCTATGGCTATACCGAGCACCAGCTTATTGACGATGTATTGGATATGTATGAAGGGCATCTTGAGTTCTTGCATATGCAGCGTCATCTTCCCGGGAAATCAGATATGTCTCACCCTGTTCAATCCTCAGACGATGTAGATTCCCTGCCCTTTTCTCACGGTGCTTGA
- a CDS encoding alkaline shock response membrane anchor protein AmaP: protein MSRGLATVDRIIVLLVGLLALAGGAWFLALHYNCPPAQEWNQKIDSAAIGRVPENNWYLYLLIGIVVLSAIIGLWLIIANIRPRGFSRVKSSASTSEGTIGLNISKIAEAISRTVEHKISRVESVNEKVAFDRNRPTVRWTINAQPGIRIDELAAVLEQSEQDFREAIRDIDVDTTYRLHVQPVER, encoded by the coding sequence ATGAGTCGTGGCCTAGCAACTGTTGATCGCATCATCGTTCTCCTCGTGGGGCTACTCGCCCTCGCTGGAGGTGCGTGGTTTTTAGCCTTGCACTACAACTGCCCACCAGCCCAGGAGTGGAACCAAAAAATCGATTCCGCAGCCATTGGGCGGGTGCCAGAGAATAATTGGTACCTGTACTTACTCATCGGGATCGTGGTGCTCAGTGCGATCATTGGATTATGGCTCATCATCGCGAATATTCGTCCCCGCGGCTTTAGCCGGGTGAAGTCATCAGCTTCCACCTCTGAAGGAACCATCGGCTTAAACATCTCTAAGATCGCCGAGGCGATTTCACGAACCGTGGAGCACAAGATTTCTCGCGTGGAGTCGGTGAATGAAAAGGTCGCATTTGACCGCAACCGTCCGACTGTCCGGTGGACCATCAATGCCCAGCCTGGCATTCGCATCGATGAACTAGCAGCGGTGCTAGAACAGTCTGAGCAGGATTTCCGTGAAGCTATTCGTGATATCGACGTCGATACTACCTACCGGCTTCATGTCCAACCGGTGGAGCGCTAA
- a CDS encoding DUF6286 domain-containing protein translates to MSDTVNPGYGQEPRANPFARWTTIVIGILLVALAVIAGRDIWVLSSQTTQQPWLKPVFGLFNESLPSWIVPASIAAMIIGLILVIIALKPRKRTHRAITSPISLWTRPVDISRMASQTARKVPGVSNAHSAVKGSSLSVNVAGDTTDPSLAERVEAALAPLVNRVDSPKQVKVRVQQEEVNK, encoded by the coding sequence ATGAGTGACACGGTCAACCCTGGCTACGGTCAGGAACCCCGAGCAAATCCCTTTGCCCGGTGGACCACCATCGTTATCGGTATCCTCTTAGTCGCATTGGCGGTTATTGCTGGCCGAGATATCTGGGTGCTGAGTTCTCAAACCACTCAACAACCGTGGCTGAAACCGGTTTTCGGGTTATTCAATGAGTCCTTGCCTAGTTGGATCGTCCCAGCTTCCATTGCAGCGATGATTATCGGTCTGATCCTGGTGATCATTGCGCTGAAACCGCGCAAGCGGACACACCGGGCCATCACATCGCCCATCTCATTGTGGACCCGCCCGGTAGATATTTCCCGCATGGCTTCCCAAACCGCTCGGAAAGTACCTGGAGTCAGTAACGCCCACTCCGCTGTCAAAGGATCTAGCTTAAGCGTCAACGTCGCCGGCGACACCACCGATCCTTCCCTAGCGGAACGCGTCGAGGCTGCCCTAGCTCCCCTGGTCAATCGGGTCGATTCTCCCAAGCAGGTTAAAGTACGCGTACAACAAGAGGAGGTCAACAAATGA
- a CDS encoding Asp23/Gls24 family envelope stress response protein, with protein MQSPDNSGGITRISERSVSRIVEAATLSVPGSVRVDGGLAGRSYPRFDVEVDDTAGTASVEAFIAVSWPSPVTSVAESVRAAIKDWIIGLCGLRPVAVNVVTGPVVSNHRRVTQASIDAAPVSPVVTPIRTRNRVRIQTPQVRRSLTELRPVSVSRNPARPKEVISPHVAPAAQLTKIQTAPEQPLKEIKVNELPETQDVKVRSKLPEVPVTVPKPAPLKPVKAPKQDIPLKRISYPRDHRPVPVRIQSRIPRRKIVIKKGGH; from the coding sequence ATGCAATCCCCGGATAATTCGGGAGGCATCACTAGGATCTCAGAACGCTCGGTCTCCCGCATCGTCGAGGCTGCAACGTTATCAGTTCCCGGCAGTGTCCGTGTCGATGGAGGCCTAGCGGGTCGTAGCTACCCTCGGTTCGATGTCGAGGTAGACGACACCGCAGGCACAGCGTCTGTCGAAGCTTTTATTGCCGTGAGCTGGCCTTCACCAGTTACATCTGTAGCAGAGTCAGTCCGCGCAGCCATTAAGGACTGGATCATCGGTCTTTGTGGCCTGCGCCCCGTGGCGGTAAATGTGGTTACCGGCCCTGTAGTCAGTAATCATCGCCGTGTTACTCAAGCTTCGATTGACGCCGCACCGGTCTCGCCTGTGGTCACACCTATTCGCACTCGGAACCGAGTGCGGATTCAAACACCGCAGGTGCGACGTTCCTTGACTGAGCTTCGACCTGTGAGCGTGAGCCGTAATCCGGCGCGACCCAAGGAAGTCATTTCTCCTCACGTCGCCCCAGCGGCTCAGCTCACCAAGATCCAGACTGCCCCCGAGCAACCTCTCAAGGAAATCAAGGTCAATGAACTGCCGGAAACTCAGGATGTGAAGGTTCGTTCGAAACTTCCTGAAGTTCCCGTCACAGTTCCTAAACCTGCCCCCTTGAAGCCTGTCAAGGCTCCAAAGCAGGACATTCCACTCAAGCGGATATCTTATCCGCGTGACCACCGCCCAGTACCCGTGCGGATTCAATCCCGCATCCCACGCCGCAAAATTGTGATTAAGAAAGGAGGCCACTGA
- a CDS encoding Asp23/Gls24 family envelope stress response protein, with protein sequence MADAKHTLTKNTPATANPSKDELKDQDNVLRTDRGYTAIDDTVVAKIAGLAAREVSGVHALGGGASRLVGSIRESISGSQNIQQGVDVEVGESQAAVDIAIVAEYGVAIHELADAIRKNIINAIERMTGLEVTEVNVTVHDVHLDLDDDEDEQPSIESAPRVQ encoded by the coding sequence ATGGCTGATGCCAAGCACACCCTTACTAAGAACACCCCGGCTACCGCTAATCCTTCCAAGGATGAGCTCAAAGACCAGGACAACGTTCTTCGTACCGATCGCGGCTACACCGCTATTGATGACACCGTCGTTGCAAAAATCGCTGGTCTGGCTGCCCGTGAAGTTTCCGGTGTTCATGCTCTGGGTGGCGGCGCTTCCCGGCTCGTGGGCAGCATCCGCGAGTCTATTTCCGGTTCCCAGAACATTCAGCAGGGTGTTGACGTTGAGGTCGGAGAGTCCCAAGCAGCCGTCGATATCGCTATCGTCGCTGAGTATGGTGTCGCCATCCACGAACTGGCCGACGCTATCCGCAAGAACATCATCAATGCCATTGAGCGGATGACTGGTCTTGAGGTGACTGAGGTCAACGTTACCGTCCACGACGTCCACCTGGACCTCGATGATGATGAGGACGAGCAGCCTTCCATCGAGTCCGCACCCCGGGTTCAGTAA
- the rpsJ gene encoding 30S ribosomal protein S10, whose translation MAGQKIRIRLKAYDHEAIDASARKIVDTVTRTGARVVGPVPLPTEKNVFAVIRSPHKYKDSREHFEMRTHKRLIDILDPTPKTVDALMRIDLPASVDVNIQ comes from the coding sequence GTGGCGGGACAAAAGATCCGCATTCGGCTCAAGGCCTATGACCATGAGGCGATCGACGCGTCGGCACGCAAGATCGTCGACACCGTGACCCGTACTGGCGCTCGCGTTGTTGGCCCGGTGCCGTTGCCCACAGAGAAGAACGTATTTGCCGTGATCCGTTCTCCCCATAAGTACAAGGACTCTCGCGAACACTTCGAGATGCGCACTCATAAGCGCCTGATCGACATTCTCGACCCGACGCCGAAGACGGTTGATGCCCTGATGCGCATCGATCTTCCGGCCAGTGTCGACGTGAACATTCAGTGA
- the rplC gene encoding 50S ribosomal protein L3, translated as MSENEIKGILGTKLGMTQIFDADNRVVPVTVVEAGPCVVTQIRTEETDGYTAIQIAYGEIDPRKVKKPQAGHYKKAGVTPRRHVTEIRMDDVSGYEVGQDVTVEIFDGIEYVDVTGTSKGKGYAGGMKRHGFAGQGAAHGNQASHRRVGGIGACATPGRVFKGKRMAGRMGNDRVTTQNLKIQKIDADANLLLIKGAIPGNRGGIVTIKTAVKGGAHA; from the coding sequence ATGAGCGAAAACGAGATCAAGGGCATTCTGGGCACCAAGCTCGGTATGACTCAGATCTTCGATGCGGATAACCGGGTAGTTCCGGTCACCGTCGTCGAAGCTGGACCGTGTGTGGTGACCCAGATCCGTACCGAAGAAACCGATGGCTATACCGCCATCCAGATCGCCTATGGCGAAATCGACCCCCGCAAGGTAAAGAAACCCCAGGCGGGTCACTACAAGAAAGCCGGTGTTACCCCCCGCCGTCACGTAACCGAGATTCGGATGGACGATGTCTCTGGTTATGAGGTCGGTCAGGACGTTACCGTGGAGATTTTCGACGGAATTGAGTACGTCGACGTCACCGGTACGTCTAAGGGTAAGGGCTATGCCGGTGGTATGAAACGCCACGGCTTTGCTGGCCAGGGCGCTGCTCACGGTAACCAAGCATCTCACCGTCGCGTCGGTGGCATTGGTGCTTGCGCTACCCCAGGGCGCGTTTTCAAAGGCAAGCGTATGGCCGGGCGTATGGGTAATGACCGCGTCACCACCCAGAACCTGAAGATTCAGAAGATCGACGCCGATGCTAACCTGCTGCTCATCAAAGGGGCTATCCCCGGTAACCGCGGCGGCATCGTTACCATCAAGACCGCAGTGAAGGGCGGTGCACACGCATGA
- the rplD gene encoding 50S ribosomal protein L4 — MTNLKLDVHTAEGTTDGQVELPAEIFDREASIPLMHQVVVAQLAAKRQGTHSTKTRGEVRGGGRKPYRQKGTGRARQGSIRAPHYKGGGIVHGPKPRDYSQRTPKKMKAAALYGALTDRARHDRIHVVSDLVPGQVPSTKKARAFIERLTDRKSVLLVIGREDINARKSANNLPGVHILHADQLNTYDVLNSDDVVFSVEALHTFVNRVLGANEEDEK, encoded by the coding sequence ATGACGAATCTGAAGCTAGACGTTCACACCGCTGAAGGCACCACTGACGGACAGGTCGAACTGCCTGCCGAAATCTTTGACCGGGAAGCCAGCATTCCGCTGATGCACCAGGTCGTTGTGGCTCAGTTGGCGGCGAAGCGTCAGGGTACTCACTCCACCAAGACCCGCGGTGAAGTCCGCGGCGGTGGACGTAAGCCTTATCGCCAAAAGGGCACTGGACGGGCTCGTCAGGGCTCCATCCGTGCTCCGCACTACAAGGGTGGCGGAATTGTTCACGGGCCGAAGCCACGTGACTACAGCCAGCGCACCCCGAAGAAAATGAAGGCAGCTGCACTCTACGGTGCGCTTACTGACCGGGCACGTCATGACCGCATTCACGTGGTCTCTGATTTGGTTCCCGGCCAGGTTCCTTCCACTAAGAAGGCACGTGCCTTCATTGAGCGTCTTACCGACCGTAAATCCGTCCTATTGGTGATCGGTCGTGAAGATATCAATGCCCGTAAGAGCGCCAACAACCTGCCCGGCGTCCACATCCTGCACGCCGATCAGTTGAACACCTATGACGTTCTCAATTCTGATGACGTGGTGTTCTCTGTTGAGGCCCTCCACACCTTCGTTAATCGCGTCCTTGGCGCGAATGAGGAGGACGAGAAGTAA
- the rplW gene encoding 50S ribosomal protein L23: protein MAKIADPRDIIIAPVVSEKSYGLMEQNVYTFFVRSDSNKTQIKQAVEQIFGVKVDSVNTLNRAGKRKRTRTGYGQRKATKRAYVKLREGSDSIDIFGGAA, encoded by the coding sequence ATGGCCAAGATTGCAGATCCGCGCGATATCATCATCGCCCCCGTGGTCTCTGAGAAGTCCTACGGCCTGATGGAGCAGAACGTTTATACGTTCTTTGTTCGGTCGGACTCCAACAAGACCCAGATTAAGCAAGCAGTGGAGCAGATCTTCGGTGTGAAAGTTGACTCTGTGAACACCCTCAACCGTGCAGGGAAGCGTAAGCGCACCCGCACCGGATATGGGCAACGCAAAGCAACCAAGCGCGCATATGTGAAGCTCCGTGAGGGCAGCGACTCCATCGACATCTTCGGCGGCGCAGCCTAA